In Macadamia integrifolia cultivar HAES 741 chromosome 13, SCU_Mint_v3, whole genome shotgun sequence, one DNA window encodes the following:
- the LOC122059949 gene encoding COMPASS-like H3K4 histone methylase component WDR5A, whose translation MAAEPTVAMQPYKLNQTLTGHKRAITSVKFSNDGKLLGSSSADKTVRLCSPTDGSLLKEFEGHEQGISDFAFSSDSRYICSGSDDKTVRIWDVQTGSIVKTLHGHTNYVFCVNYNPQSNMIVSGSFDETVRVWDVKTGKCLRVLPAHSDPVTAVNFNQDGSLIVSSSYDGLCRIWDASTGHCMKTLIDDENPPVSFVKFSPNGKFILAGTLDNTLRLWNFSTGKFLKTYSGHVNSKYCISSTFSVTNGKYIVSGSEDNLVYLWELQTRKIVQTLEGHTDTVMSVTCHPSENMIASGGFEKDKTVKIWTQGKD comes from the exons ATGGCGGCAGAACCAACTGTAGCCATGCAACCTTACAAACTCAATCAAACCCTAACAGGCCACAAGCGAGCCATCACCAGCGTTAAATTCTCCAACGACGGCAAGCTCTTGGGCAGCTCATCAGCCGACAAGACCGTACGCCTTTGCTCGCCGACCGATGGGTCTCTCCTTAAGGAATTCGAAGGCCACGAACAGGGTATCTCTGATTTTGCATTCTCTTCCGATTCCCGTTACATCTGCTCGGGCTCGGATGACAAGACGGTACGGATATGGGATGTCCAGACCGGTTCGATCGTGAAGACACTTCATGGCCACACCAATTATGTCTTCTGTGTTAACTATAATCCTCAATCGAATATGATCGTGTCGGGTTCGTTTGATGAGACGGTTAGGGTTTGGGATGTGAAGACCGGGAAATGCTTGAGGGTGCTCCCAGCCCACTCGGATCCTGTGACAGCGGTGAACTTTAACCAAGATGGGTCGTTAATCGTTTCAAGCAGCTATGATGGCTTATGCAGGATTTGGGATGCGTCAACGGGCCATTGCATGAAGACTCTCATTGATGATGAAAATCCGCCGGTTTCTTTTGTCAAGTTTTCGCCTAATGGAAAGTTTATTCTCGCCGGCACATTGGACAACACATTG AGACTATGGAACTTCTCTACTGGGAAATTTCTGAAGACATACTCTGGCCATGTTAACTCAAAAtactgcatttcatccacatTTTCTGTAACCAATGGAAAGTATATAGTCAGTGGTTCGGAGGATAACCTGGTCTACTTGTGGGAACTTCAGACAAGAAAAATTGTCCAGACACTGGAAGGTCACACGGACACTGTTATGTCTGTTACATGTCACCCTTCTGAGAACATGATAGCATCTGGAGGATTTGAAAAGGACAAGACTGTGAAGATCTGGACTCAGGGGAAAGACTGA
- the LOC122059017 gene encoding protein FAR1-RELATED SEQUENCE 5-like: MYNCVEFVEEHNHELHLPSTSHIMKSQMSVYEFHAFEIDLVDDSGIRPKDMFEYMSRHAGGKQSIGHLKEDQNNYLRTKRQRDLCYGEAGSLLLYFENQVRINPSFTYSLQLNNDEQITNIFWADPKMRIYYTQFGDVVSFDTIFSTNKESRPFRIFAGFNHHRGIVIFGVALLYNETADSFKWLFEVFLEAHGQKKSITIFTDQDVVIGKALTEVLPKRWHGLCTWHLMQNGIKHMGYMMKDGSKFLVDFKKCMFHYDDESHFEIAWDKLRSDHKVEDSS; encoded by the coding sequence ATGTACAATTGCGTTGAATTTGTTGAAGAACACAATCATGAACTTCACTTGCCATCTACTAGTCATATAATGAAGTCACAAATGAGTGTTTATGAATTTCATGCATTTGAAATTGATCTGGTAGATGACTCTGGTATTAGACCTAAGGACATGTTTGAGTACATGAGTAGGCATGCAGGTGGCAAACAGAGTATTGGGCACCTGAAGGAAGATCAAAATAATTATCTTCGAACTAAGCGTCAACGAGACCTTTGTTATGGTGAAGCCGGGAGTTTGCTATTGTATTTTGAAAATCAAGTTAGGATAAATCCATCATTTACTTATTCATTGCAATTGAATAATGATGAGCAGATAACTAACATATTTTGGGCCGATCCAAAGATGAGAATTTATTATACACAATTTGGTGATGTTGTTAGCTTTGATACAATATTTTCTACGAACAAAGAGTCTAGACCTTTTAGGATATTTGCTGGATTCAATCATCATAGGGGAATCGTCATATTTGGGGTTGCACTTTTGTATAATGAGACGGCTGATTCATTCAAATGGTTGTTTGAGGTTTTTCTAGAAGCTCATGGACAAAAGAAGTCAATCACTATTTTCACAGATCAAGATGTTGTAATTGGGAAGGCTTTGACTGAGGTGTTACCTAAGAGATGGCACGGCTTGTGTACATGGCACCTAATGCAAAATGGCATAAAGCATATGGGCTACATGATGAAAGATGGCTCAAAATTTTTAGTAGACTTTAAGAAGTGTATGTTTCATTACGATGATGAATCACATTTTGAAATTGCGTGGGATAAACTAAGGAGTGATCATAAGGTTGAAGATAGTTCATAG